The genomic stretch TCCACGCCCACGCTGGAGCTGAACGCCACCGGCTTCCAGCGCACGCAGAACGAGAGCGCGCCGCGAGCCACGCTGAAGTACGAGCGCCCCAACGGCCTGGGCCCGTTCAAGAGCTTCTCCGCCGGCATCACGAGCACCGCGAGCTGGACCTCGGACGGGCGAGGCGTCTTCCGCGGCATCCGCTGGGCCGGCAACGTGGGCGCGCTGCTGCCCAGCTTCGACTACATCCTCGCGGAGGCCGGAGGGGACCTGGGCGGCTACGACATCCGCGAATTGGACGGCACGGGCATCCCGCTCCAGCTCGATCGCACCCTCTACGTGCTCCTCTATACGGAGACCAACGGGAACCGCCCCGTCGTGCTCAGTGGCCTGGTGGCCGCGGACTTCCGCGACCGGGGCCCGGCCTCGAGCACGGCGATCTGGGCCGTCAACATGGCCCTCTCGCTGCGGCCGCACCCCTCGCTGGAGACGCGGCTGGAGGTGAGCAAGGACACCTCCCGCTACTCGCCGCGCTTCGTGGAGAACCTGGGCGACAACCGCTTCCTGCTGGGGAACCTGGACTCCCACTACCTCTCCGTCACCCTGCGGCAGCAGTGGGTGCTCCACCCCCGCCTCACCCTCCAGGTGTATGGCCAGCTCTTCACCGCGTACGGGGTGTACGGCCAGCTCTACGAGGGCGTCTCCGACGCGGCCCGAAGCCCCATCCGCTTCTCCGGGCTGACGCGCACCGAGGGAGTGGCGGAGAACTTCTACGAGACGGCGCTCAACCTCAACGTGGTGCTGCGCTGGGAGTACCGCCTGGGCTCCACCCTGTTCCTCGTCTACACGCGCTCGCAGCAGGGCCTGCCCACACCCGACGGAGAAGTCCCACCCGCCACGCTGATGCCCAGGAGCCTGCTCTCCGGCCCCGGCATCGACGCCGTGATGCTCAAGTGGAGCTACTACTGGTCAGCCTGATCAGCGCTACGGTAGATTGGGTGGGTCATGAGTTCAGAAGAAGCCCTGGCTGAGGGCAGCGAGCGGCTGCGGCGCTACCTCGAGGGCCAGCAGGTGCAGGCGAGCCTGATCAAGCCGGGGAGCGAGATGCCCACGGTCCCGCTCGCGGCCGCCGCGCTCGGCGTGGCACCCGCGCAGATCGTCAAGACGATCGCGCTCGAGGGGAAGAAGGATCCCTCCCGCGTGTGCGTGGCCATCGCGACGGGAGACATCCGGATCGCCATCACCAAGGTGGCCGCCGCGCTGCAGCTCACCCAGCTCAAGCTGGCCGCGCCGGAGACGGTGCTGAGGGTGATCGGCTACGCGGTGGGAGGGGTGCCGCCCGTGGGGCACGTCACCCGGGTGCCCATCGTCGTGGATCAGCGCGTGCTCCAGTACGACATCGTCTTCGGCGGCGGCGGGGACGAGCACCACATGCTGCGCATCACGCCCCAGGAGATTGTCCGGCTCACGGGGGCGGTGGTGGCGGACGTCGCCAACGACTCGGAGCCCCCGCCGCAGGCAGGTGCGCGTTGAGCGCGCAGGGCATCGGCCGCATCTCCCGCCCTCCGCACCCGGTCCTCTTCAAGCTCCTCTATGAGCCGAGCTTCGCGGACGATCGGCAGCTCGTGCTGCCGCACCTGCTGCGCATCGACGCGGCGCACCTGGTGATGCTGGCCCGGCAGCGCATCCTCCCCACCGAGACGGCCGCGCGGCTGCTCGCCGTCAACGCCTCGCTGCGCACCCGGGTGGAGGCGGGCGAGGCCGTGTTCGAGCCGCCCCCGACGCACCGGGGCCTCTATCTGATGTACGAGCAGGAGTACATCCACCAGCTCGGCGGAGAGGTGGGCGGGGCCGCGCACGTGGCCCGCAGCCGCAACGACATCAACGCCACCGTCACGAGGATGCGCCTGCGCCGCGAGCTGCTGGAGCTGCTCGGGGACTGCGAGGCGCTGGCGGCGAGGCTGCGGACCGTGGCGCGGGAGCACACGCGCACGCTGATGAGCGCCTTCACCCACCTGCAGCCCGCGCAGCCCGGCACGCTCGGCCACTACCTGACGGCCGTGCTGTCGGAGCTCACGCGTGGCATGCAGTGGCTCGCCGGCAGCTACGCCACGGTGAACCGCTGCCCCATGGGAGCGGCGGCGGGCGGAGGCACGTCGTTCCCCATCGATCCCGGCGGGGTGGCGCGCCTGCTGGGCTTCTCCGAGCCCATCGCCAACTCCATCGACGCGGTGGCCTCGCGGGACTACGTCATCCAGGTGCTGAGCGCGCTGGCCATGCTGGGCAGCACGCTGACGCGCCTGGCCACGGATCTCCAGTCCTGGGCCAGCAACGCCTTCGGCTTCCTGGACTGGCCCGACGAGCTGGTGAGCACCAGCTCCATCATGCCGCAGAAGCGCAACGCCTTCGTCCTGGAGAACATCCGGGGCCAGGCGGTGTACCCGGCGGGCGCGCTGGTGAACGCCCTGATGGGGATGAAGAACACCGCCTATGCCAACAGCGTCGAGGTGAGCGGCGAGGCGGCCGCCCACGTCTGGCCCGCGGCCAAGGCCCTGCGCAAGGCGCTGCGCCTGATGGAGCTGCTGCTCCAGCACGTGGAGGCCCGGCCCGAGGGCATGCGCGACTTCCTCGTGGACGCCGACACGACGATGACGGCGGTGGCGGACCACCTGGTCTCCCGCCACGGCCTGGCCTTCCGGACGGCCCATGACGTGGTGGGGCGCTATGTCGCCCAGAGGCCGGCGGGGACGCCGCACTCCCCCGCCGAGCTGAAGGCGCGCCTGGAAGAGCTGCTGGCCCAGGCCACCTCCCGGCCAGTCCCGCTGGACGAGGCCGAGCTCGCCCAGTCCCTGGACCCGGAGGCCTGCATGCGCGCCGCGGCCTACGGCGGTGGCCCCGCTCCCGAGGCCGTCCTGGCGCAGCTCGAGACGCTCTCCACCCAGAGCGTGGCGGGCCAGCTCCAGGCCTGGCGCCAGGAGCTCGACGGCGCCGAGACGCTCCTCCTCCAACAGACGCGCGCGCTCATCCCGGAGCCTCAGGCTCCATCGGGCCGCTGAACTCCCCTGCCATGCTCAAGGTCTCCAACGTCCTGGAACTGATGAAGAACACCCCGCTGGTCGCGCTGCGCGGCCGCGCGGTCTCCAAGCCCCGGGCCAGGCTCTGGGCCAAGCTGGAGATGGCGATGCCGGGGCAGATGAAGGACCGCGTCGCGTTCAAGATGGTGACGGACGCCGAGGCCAGCGGCGTGCTGCGCCCCGGGGGCGTCATCGTGGAGAGCTCCTCGGGCACCATGGCCGAGGGGCTCGCGCGCGTCGGGTGCATCAAGGGCTACCGCGTCATCATCGTCACGGATCCGCGCATCGACGTGAGCACGGCGGCCAAGCTCCGAGCGCTGGGCGCGGAGATCCTGGTGGTGGAGAAGTACCACCCGACAGGCGGCTGGCAGCAGTCCCGCCTGGAGCGGCTGCGAGAGGTGCTGCGCAACACGCCCGGCGCCTACTGGCCCCGCCAGTACGAGAGCCCCAGCAACCCGGGCGCCTACGTCGATCAGATGGCCGGAGAGCTGATCGAGGCGCTGGGAGGCGAGAACATCGCCGCGCTGGTGGCCTCGGTGGGCAGCGGCGGCTCGCTGTGCGGCACCAGCACCGGGCTCAAGAAGCGCTTCCCGCACATCCGCTCCATCGCCGTGGACGCGGTGGGCTCGGTGCAGTTCAACCAGCCCAACAGCAACCGGCTGCAGAGCGGCCACGGCAACAGCATCATCGCCAGCAACATCGACTACCGCATCATCGACGAGGCGCACTGGCTCTCGGACGGAGAGGTCTTCAACGGCTGTCGGGAGCTGGCCCGGCGCGAGGGCATCTTCGCGGGCGGCTCCTCGGGCGCCGTCTACGTCGTGGCCTCGTGGGTGGCCGAGCAGTTCGGGCCGGACAAGCACGTGGTGTGCCTGCTGCCGGACCGGGGCGACCGCTACGGAGAGACGATCTACTCGGACGAGTACATGGAGAAGCACCACCTGATGGGCCAGGAGGCGGCGGCCGGGCCCCAGCGCATCCGCTACGGGGTGGACGTCGCCGAGCGCTGGAGCTACGCGCCGCTGCCCCACGACGGCTCCGTGCCCTATCACTCCCCCGACGTGTCCCTCAGCTCGGACATCACCCGGGAGCTCGGTCTGTGATGAGCGCCCGGCACTTCGTCTTCGTCGAGAGCAACACCACCGGCACCGGCCGGCTCGCCGTGGAGCGCCTGCTGGAGCAGCAGCAGCGCGTCACCTTCGTCACCCGGCAGCCCGGCAAGTACCCGTTCCTGGCCCGGCAGGCGGCCTCCCCCACCCTGCGTGTCGTGGAGGTGGAGACCAACGAGGCGGAGGCCGTCACGGCCAGCCTCACCGAGCTCCACGCCCGCGAGCCCATCGACGCGCTGCTGACGTTCTCCACCTTCTATGTGCCCCTGGTGGCGACGCTGGCGGCCCGGCTGGGCCTGCGCTACCTCAACCCGCGCACGGCGCTCATCTGCCACGAGAAGTACGAGGCGCGGAAGGTGCTGCGCGAGAAGGGGCTGCCGACGCCGGAGTTCTGGCTGCTCACCTCCGAGGAGGAGGCGCTCGAGGTGCGCGAGCGCGTCACCTACCCCTGCGTCATCAAGCCTCCCGCGGAGAGCGGCAGCACGGGCGTCCGGCAGGTGAAGGACCGGGCCGAGTTCCTCGAGCACTACCGCGCGCTGTCCTCCCGGAAGGTGAACGAGCGCGGGCAGCCCCTGCCCGGCCACGTCCTGGTGGAGAGCCTGCTCAAGGGCCCCGAGTTCAGCGTCGAGACGGTCACCCTGGCCCCGGGCGACACGCGCATCATCGGCGTCACGCGGAAGTACCTCTCGCCGCCGCCGCACTTCGTGGAGATGGGGCATGACTTCCCCGCGGGGATGCCCGCGGCGGACCGGCAGGCGCTCGAGAAGGCCGCGCTGGCGGCGCTGGAGGCCGTGGGCTTCGATCTGGGCCCGGCGCATACGGAGATCCGCCTGTGCCCGCAGGGCCCGGTGGTCATCGAGATCAACCCGCGGCTGGCCGGAGGAATGATCCCCGAGCTGGTGCGGCTGGCCACCGGAGTCGACCTCCTGGAGGTGCTGCTGGACCAGCTGCTCGGCAAGCCCGTGGATCCGAGCCCCCGGTCCCTGGGCACGGCCTCCATCCGCTTCCTCACGTCCAACCGGCGGGGCCGGCTCACCGCGGTCCACGGCGTGGAGGAGGCTCGCAAGCTGGAGACCGTGCGCGAGCTCAGCGTGGACAAGGGGCCGGGAACGCTCGTCCGTCCGCCCGAGAGCGCCACCGACCGGCTGGGCTACATCATCGCGAGCGGCATGGAGCGGCCGCGCGTGCAGAGTGAGGTCGATCAGGCCCTCTCGCTCGTGAAGCTCGACGTGGACACCTCGGGCGCGGCAACCTGAGCCCCATGGCCCCTCGCTGGCTCGCGCCCCTGGGAGCCCTGGCGCTCACCGCCGGGGTGATCCTCTTCGCCCACTCCTCCACGGTGCCTCCGCGGGCGCGTCCGGCCTCGGCTCCGGCCGGGGAGTTCTCCGCCCACCGGGCCCGCCAGCACCTCGAGCGGATCGCCGCCAGGCCTCACCCGCCAGGCACCGAGGCCCACCGAGAGGTCCGCGAGTACCTGCTCCAGAGCCTCCGGGAGCTCGGCGTGACGCCGGAGGTCCAGACCGTCCCGGAGCTCTACCCGGACGACGGCCGGTCCATCCCCATGGCCACCGTCCACAACGTCGTCGCCCGGCTGGAGGGAGCCGATCCCCGACAGGCGATCGCCGTCGTCGCTCACTATGACTCGGTGCCTGGCTCGCACGGGGCCAGCGACGACGGGGCCTCGGTCGCCGCCATGCTGGAGACGCTGCGCGCCCTGAAGACGGGGCCCCGGCCCCGCAACGACGTCCTCTTCGTCTTCACCGATGCCGAGGAGCTCGGGCTGGTGGGGGCTCGCGCCTTCGCCCTGAAGCACCCGCTGGCGAAGAAGGTCTCCATCGTCCTGAACTTCGAGGCGCGCGGGGCCAGCGGGCCCTCGCTGATGTTCCAGACCAGCACGGGCAACCGCTGGCTCATCTCCCAGGTGGCGAGCGCGGGGGTCCAGTCCCTGGCGAGCTCCCTCTTCTACGAGATCTACCGGAACCTCCCCAACGACACGGACCTGACCATCTTCCTCGAGGAGGGAAAGGCCGGGCTCAACTTCGGGTGGATCGACAGCTACATGCGGTACCACACCCGCTCGGACGATCTCGCGAACCTCGACCTGGACAGCCTGCAGCACCAGGGCGAGTCCATGCTGGCGCTCACGCGTCACCTGAGCCGCGTCGAGCTCGAGCCTCGCGGCCCCGAGGACGCCATCTACTTCAACCTCGGCTCCAGCCTGGTCCGCTACCCGGCCTCGTGGGCGGTGCCGCTCGCGCTCCTGGCGCTGGTGGCCCTGGTGCTCACCCTGCTCTCCGCCTCGAGGCGAGGACACCTGCGCTGGGGCCGGGTCGCCCTGGGGTTCGTCGCGCTCCTGGCGGTGACGGTGGGCGCGGCGGTCAGCGCTCACCTGGCCTGGCTGGCCGTGAGCACCGTCGATGACGGGCTGAAGCTGCTGCCGCAGCGGCACGCCTACCAGAGCGATCTCTTCATCGCGGGCATCCTCGCGCTGACGGTCGCCGGGGTGGCGGGGATCCAGGGCGCGTTCCTCCGCAAGCTCCGCCGAGGCGAGCTGATCGCCGGAGCGCTGTGCGGCTGGCTGGTGCTGAGCCTGGCCTCCTCGCTGCTCCTGAGCGGCGTGAGCTACCTGCTCACCTGGCCGCTCCTCTTCGCCACGCTGGGGCTGTGGCTCCTCTGCCGCTCGCCGGAGCAGACCCCCTCTCCCGGAGCAACCCTGGCGATCGCGGCGACCACCGTGCCCGCCCTGCTGCTGTGGGTCCCCCTGGTGCCCAGCCTCTACGAGGCGCTGACCCTCTCCCAGGCGAGCATGGTGACAGCGCTCGTCGCGCTCTGGCTGGGCCTGCTCCTGCCGCAGCTCCTCCCGGTCCCGCTCCGCATCGTCCGAGCCGCCGCGCTGCCCGCGCTCGTCCTGGGGCTCGTCCTGCTCACGGTGGGCGTCTGGCGCGAGCGCTTCGACGTGGCTCATCCGCGCCCCAGCAGCCTTGCGTACACGGTGGACGCGACCCGGGCGGAGGCGTTCTGGGCGTCCAGCGACATCGAGCTGACGCCCTGGACTTCACAGTTCCTCGGAAACGCGCCCGAGCAGCGGAAGCTGGATGCGTACTTCCCCACCTTCTGGCGCGCCGTCCACACCGCGCCCGCGCCCATGACGCAGCTTCCGGCGCCCGAGGTGCGGGTGCGCGGCGATGCCACGGCGGAGGGCACTCGCGTCCTCAGCCTCAACGTCGCCTCGCGGAGGCCCGCCTCCATGATCCAGATCCTGCTGCCGCCCGCGCTCCCGCTCCAGGGGATGACCGTGGCGGGCAACACGCTGGACGCGAAGCTGCTGCAGCGGCTGAAGGAAAACCCGAAGGGCGGCACCATCGAGTACTGGGGCGCGGACGCGCAGGGAGTCGATCTCGAGCTGAGACTGCCCGCCGGGACCGCGGTGAAGCTGCGCGTCTCCGATACCCGCTTCGGCCTCGACGAGGCCCCTGGCGCGCCGAGCCAGAGCCGCCCGGCGGACCTGATGCCCGCTCCCTTCGGCTTCGCCCTGACGGATCAGGTGACGGTGAGCGCCACCACCGAGCTGTGAGCGTGGCCACTTCCCAGCTCGGGCGGTCCATGCACTCGGGAGCGGAGGTCGGCGGAGGGTGGGAGGAGACCCATCCTCGGGCACAGGGCACCCCTATGAATCATGGCTCGAATTGATATCCTGCCGGAAGGACGTCGGCTGTCGGCAGTGCCCGGGGAGGAAAGGTCGTTGGAAATCCTGATCGACCCGCCAGGCCGACGCAGCCAGTCCAAGGAGGCGCTCGTGACGCCGGTGGTCCGGACGCTCCAGGAGGCGCTTCGCCTCGAGCCCGGGCAGGGAGAAGCCATCGGACACCACGGCGAGCTGCTCCAGGGCGTGTTCAGGGACGAGTCGGGTCGCCTGCACCGCGGGCTGCTCTCCCTGGCCTGCCCGAGCCTGCACTCGGAGGCAATCTTCCACCCCACCCGCGAGGGGCCGCTGGTGGTCGAGCCTGCGTGGAAGAGCAAGGCCCTCAGGGCCGCGGAGCTGACGCTGGCCTGGGGGGGCGCGACGCCGCGGGGCGGCCGGCTGGAGGTGCGCAGCAACATCCCCGTGGGCTGGGGGCTCGGCTCCTCCACGAGCGATGTGGTGGCCACCATCCGGGCGGTGATCACCACGCTCAAGCGCCCCGAGGATCCGGCCCTCGTCGCTCGGCTCGCGGTGGAAGCCGAGACGGCCTCGGACTCCACCATCTTTGGAGACAGCGCCCTGCTGTTCGCCCAGCGCGAGGGCGTGGTGCTCCAGCGCTTCGAGGGAGAGGTGCCCGAGTTCGAGGTGGTGGGCTTCAACGTCGAGCCCGACGGCCAGGGCGTGGACACCCTGGCCCACGAGCCCGCCCGCTACGACGAGGCGGAGATCGAGGAGTTCGGCCGGCTGCGAGCACAGCTCGAGCAGGCCCTGCGCGAGGGCAACCGCCAGCTGCTGGCGCGGATCGCGACCACCAGCGCCCGCATCAGCCAGCGGCACCTGCCCAAGCCGCACTTCGACAGGCTCCTGGCCATCATGGAAGCCGTTGACGCCCTGGGCATCCAGGTGGCGCACAGCGGCACGGTCGTCGGCTTCCTCTTCGATCCCACCCGCGCGGACCGGCAGGCTCGCATCGAGGAGTGCCAGGCGCGTATCGAGGAGCTGGGCTTCTGCAAGACGTGGTGCTTCTCCAGCAGGCGGCGCGGGACCTTCAGCTGATCCCGCGCGCCCTCTGGCACCGGCAGGCCCTCAGTGGACTGGAGCCTCCTGGCCGCCGCTCTCGAGCGGGCGGCGCTCGGCGGTGGGCGAGGGCCCGAACGAAGGCAGCTGGCGCCCCAGGCTGCCGGTGATGAGGCGCACCTCGCGGCGCCGGGTGAGGAAGTAGTACGTCCACTCGAGCATCACCGACACGCGGTTGCGGAAGCCGATGAGGAAGAAGACGTGGATGCCCGCCCACCCGAGGTAGGCCAGCCACCCTTTCAGCTTGAGCCTCTGGTGGAAGGTGACGCCCACGGCCGCGCCGCGCCCGATGACGGCGAAGGAGCCGCGATCCCGGTAGCGGAAGGGCAGCAGCGACTCTGCCTTCAACCTGCGGCGGATGTTGCGCGCCACGTGCTCGCCCATCTGCATGGCCGCCGGAGCCACTCCGGGCACCGGGCGTCCTTCCTGCTGGAGCGAGGCCACGTCGCCGATGACGAAGATGTCCTCGTGGCCCGGGACCGTCAGCGTCGGCGACACCTTCACCCTGCCCGCCCGGTCGAGCGGGACACCCAGGGAGCGCATGAGCGGCGAGGCCGCCACTCCCGCGCCCCAGAGCACG from Hyalangium gracile encodes the following:
- a CDS encoding GHMP family kinase ATP-binding protein gives rise to the protein MEILIDPPGRRSQSKEALVTPVVRTLQEALRLEPGQGEAIGHHGELLQGVFRDESGRLHRGLLSLACPSLHSEAIFHPTREGPLVVEPAWKSKALRAAELTLAWGGATPRGGRLEVRSNIPVGWGLGSSTSDVVATIRAVITTLKRPEDPALVARLAVEAETASDSTIFGDSALLFAQREGVVLQRFEGEVPEFEVVGFNVEPDGQGVDTLAHEPARYDEAEIEEFGRLRAQLEQALREGNRQLLARIATTSARISQRHLPKPHFDRLLAIMEAVDALGIQVAHSGTVVGFLFDPTRADRQARIEECQARIEELGFCKTWCFSSRRRGTFS
- a CDS encoding M20/M25/M40 family metallo-hydrolase, with amino-acid sequence MAPRWLAPLGALALTAGVILFAHSSTVPPRARPASAPAGEFSAHRARQHLERIAARPHPPGTEAHREVREYLLQSLRELGVTPEVQTVPELYPDDGRSIPMATVHNVVARLEGADPRQAIAVVAHYDSVPGSHGASDDGASVAAMLETLRALKTGPRPRNDVLFVFTDAEELGLVGARAFALKHPLAKKVSIVLNFEARGASGPSLMFQTSTGNRWLISQVASAGVQSLASSLFYEIYRNLPNDTDLTIFLEEGKAGLNFGWIDSYMRYHTRSDDLANLDLDSLQHQGESMLALTRHLSRVELEPRGPEDAIYFNLGSSLVRYPASWAVPLALLALVALVLTLLSASRRGHLRWGRVALGFVALLAVTVGAAVSAHLAWLAVSTVDDGLKLLPQRHAYQSDLFIAGILALTVAGVAGIQGAFLRKLRRGELIAGALCGWLVLSLASSLLLSGVSYLLTWPLLFATLGLWLLCRSPEQTPSPGATLAIAATTVPALLLWVPLVPSLYEALTLSQASMVTALVALWLGLLLPQLLPVPLRIVRAAALPALVLGLVLLTVGVWRERFDVAHPRPSSLAYTVDATRAEAFWASSDIELTPWTSQFLGNAPEQRKLDAYFPTFWRAVHTAPAPMTQLPAPEVRVRGDATAEGTRVLSLNVASRRPASMIQILLPPALPLQGMTVAGNTLDAKLLQRLKENPKGGTIEYWGADAQGVDLELRLPAGTAVKLRVSDTRFGLDEAPGAPSQSRPADLMPAPFGFALTDQVTVSATTEL
- a CDS encoding ATP-grasp domain-containing protein codes for the protein MSARHFVFVESNTTGTGRLAVERLLEQQQRVTFVTRQPGKYPFLARQAASPTLRVVEVETNEAEAVTASLTELHAREPIDALLTFSTFYVPLVATLAARLGLRYLNPRTALICHEKYEARKVLREKGLPTPEFWLLTSEEEALEVRERVTYPCVIKPPAESGSTGVRQVKDRAEFLEHYRALSSRKVNERGQPLPGHVLVESLLKGPEFSVETVTLAPGDTRIIGVTRKYLSPPPHFVEMGHDFPAGMPAADRQALEKAALAALEAVGFDLGPAHTEIRLCPQGPVVIEINPRLAGGMIPELVRLATGVDLLEVLLDQLLGKPVDPSPRSLGTASIRFLTSNRRGRLTAVHGVEEARKLETVRELSVDKGPGTLVRPPESATDRLGYIIASGMERPRVQSEVDQALSLVKLDVDTSGAAT
- the argH gene encoding argininosuccinate lyase, whose protein sequence is MSAQGIGRISRPPHPVLFKLLYEPSFADDRQLVLPHLLRIDAAHLVMLARQRILPTETAARLLAVNASLRTRVEAGEAVFEPPPTHRGLYLMYEQEYIHQLGGEVGGAAHVARSRNDINATVTRMRLRRELLELLGDCEALAARLRTVAREHTRTLMSAFTHLQPAQPGTLGHYLTAVLSELTRGMQWLAGSYATVNRCPMGAAAGGGTSFPIDPGGVARLLGFSEPIANSIDAVASRDYVIQVLSALAMLGSTLTRLATDLQSWASNAFGFLDWPDELVSTSSIMPQKRNAFVLENIRGQAVYPAGALVNALMGMKNTAYANSVEVSGEAAAHVWPAAKALRKALRLMELLLQHVEARPEGMRDFLVDADTTMTAVADHLVSRHGLAFRTAHDVVGRYVAQRPAGTPHSPAELKARLEELLAQATSRPVPLDEAELAQSLDPEACMRAAAYGGGPAPEAVLAQLETLSTQSVAGQLQAWRQELDGAETLLLQQTRALIPEPQAPSGR
- a CDS encoding cysteine synthase family protein, with amino-acid sequence MLKVSNVLELMKNTPLVALRGRAVSKPRARLWAKLEMAMPGQMKDRVAFKMVTDAEASGVLRPGGVIVESSSGTMAEGLARVGCIKGYRVIIVTDPRIDVSTAAKLRALGAEILVVEKYHPTGGWQQSRLERLREVLRNTPGAYWPRQYESPSNPGAYVDQMAGELIEALGGENIAALVASVGSGGSLCGTSTGLKKRFPHIRSIAVDAVGSVQFNQPNSNRLQSGHGNSIIASNIDYRIIDEAHWLSDGEVFNGCRELARREGIFAGGSSGAVYVVASWVAEQFGPDKHVVCLLPDRGDRYGETIYSDEYMEKHHLMGQEAAAGPQRIRYGVDVAERWSYAPLPHDGSVPYHSPDVSLSSDITRELGL
- a CDS encoding YbaK/EbsC family protein, which encodes MSSEEALAEGSERLRRYLEGQQVQASLIKPGSEMPTVPLAAAALGVAPAQIVKTIALEGKKDPSRVCVAIATGDIRIAITKVAAALQLTQLKLAAPETVLRVIGYAVGGVPPVGHVTRVPIVVDQRVLQYDIVFGGGGDEHHMLRITPQEIVRLTGAVVADVANDSEPPPQAGAR